In the genome of Terriglobales bacterium, the window ATCCGGCCTCTGGGGTCGCATCGCCGGCGGGGCCGCGAGCATCTGTACTTATGATGGACGTTCCTTTGCGCCGCCGGGCGCGCAACTTCACGCGCCTCATCCGCCACTCGGCGGTTACGCCGCGCACCGGCCACACTCACCGCCCCATCCTGGCTCGCAACGGCGAGCTGGCCATGACCTTCATCGGTCACTCTGCCTTCTTCGTCCAGCTCGCCCACCAGAACCTGATGCTGGACCCCAACTTTGCCCGCTGGCTGTTCGTGCTCAAGCGCCTGCGCCGTCCCGGCCTGCGCGTCCCTGACCTGCCGCCCATCGACGCCGTGCTGGTCACGCACGCTCATTTCGACCACCTGCATCGGCCGTCGCTTCGCGCTATCGCGCGCGCCACCCGCCGCCTCACCGGGACCGCGCCGGCCATCATTGTGCCCCGCGACGTCCGCGATCTGGTGTACCGCCTCGGGTTCCGCGAAATCATCGAAATGGATTGGTGGGAGACCCACCGCCTGGGCGGCGTCGAGATCACCCACGTGCCCTCCCGCCACTGGGGCGCCCGCGTCCTCACTGACATGCACCGCGGGTACGGCGGCTACGTCCTCCGCCATGGCCGCCAATCCATCTACCATGCCGGCGATACCGCCTACTTCGAAGGCTTCCGCGAGATCGGCCGCCGCTTGCGTCCCGATCTGGCCCTGCTTCCTATCGGCGCCTACGATCCGCCCAGCTTCCGCGCCGTTCACACCAGTCCGGCCGACGCCGTCCAGGCGTTTCTCGACCTGGGTTCGCGCTGGATGGTGCCCATGCACTACGGCAGCTTCCGCCTCTCCCACGAGCCTTTCCACCAGCCCCTGGAATACCTCGCCGCCGAAGCCCGCCGCCACGGCGTCCATGACCGGGTCGTGGTGTTGGAAGAAGGAGTAACTCGTTTCTTCTAGGCGTGGACCGCTTTCCGCTCCGACTGATGCACTGCTTCAATAGGCGATCAACAGCCTCACATCCCTCACATTCGTCCCTGTCGGCCCGGTCACAATCGCGTCCCCCAGCGCTTCCAGCACCGGGTACGCGTCGAAACCCCGCAATGCCGTCTCGATATCCATCCCGCGGGCTCGCGCTCGCGCCAGCGTGGTTCCATCCACCACCGCCCCCGCCGCCGGACTGTTGCCGTCAATGCCGTCCGTCCCGGCGCTCAGCACGGTGATGTTCTGCCCGGCGATCTTGTCCGCGCAATAAAGCGCGAACTGCGCGTTGCGGCCGCCGGTGCCGCTCTTCGGGCCCACCTTCACCGTCACCTCGCCCACCGATACCAGGCAGACTCGCTCCGCCTTCTCCCGCATCTCGCGCACACGTCCCAGCAGGTAGTCGGCGGCGCGCTCGTAGTCCCAGTCGTCCGGCCGGTTGTCCACGTCCACCACGAATCCCTGCCGTGTGGCGCTCACGCCCGCCGCTTCCTGCGCGGTGGTGCTGGAAAGGATCGGCCACCAGCGCGCCCGCCGGAAGGCCTCGTCGCCCGCTTTCGGTGTCTCCTCCAGCGCGTGCTTCTCGAACAGGTAACGCACCGAAAGCGGCAGCTCCGCGAGCAGGCCGTACTGCTGCGCCACGCGATAGCAATCCTCCACCGTCGAGGAATCCGGCATGGTCGGCCCCGAGGCCAGCGCGTCCAGCGCGCCTTCGGGCACGTCCGAGACCAGCACCGACACCTGCTGCGCCGCCGCCGCCGCCCGCGCCATGCGTCCCCCCTTCACCGCGGAAAGATGCTTGCGGATGGCGTTGATCTCCGCGATGGGCGCGCCACAATGCACCAGCGCCCGATAGGTGGCTAT includes:
- a CDS encoding MBL fold metallo-hydrolase — translated: MMDVPLRRRARNFTRLIRHSAVTPRTGHTHRPILARNGELAMTFIGHSAFFVQLAHQNLMLDPNFARWLFVLKRLRRPGLRVPDLPPIDAVLVTHAHFDHLHRPSLRAIARATRRLTGTAPAIIVPRDVRDLVYRLGFREIIEMDWWETHRLGGVEITHVPSRHWGARVLTDMHRGYGGYVLRHGRQSIYHAGDTAYFEGFREIGRRLRPDLALLPIGAYDPPSFRAVHTSPADAVQAFLDLGSRWMVPMHYGSFRLSHEPFHQPLEYLAAEARRHGVHDRVVVLEEGVTRFF
- a CDS encoding DUF4147 domain-containing protein; this encodes MYEETEHESPAVEMRAVARAIFQETLGQCTIPRAFERHVSCRRGVLRIAEDLYNLESYKRTFVVSIGKAAHAMAEGLFAEVGGLVEGIAVGTTAPASQVMGFRYFEGGHPVPNAESVRAATAILRALQAQGLGSLVIYMISGGGSAAVEKPIDEDISLDDLIATYRALVHCGAPIAEINAIRKHLSAVKGGRMARAAAAAQQVSVLVSDVPEGALDALASGPTMPDSSTVEDCYRVAQQYGLLAELPLSVRYLFEKHALEETPKAGDEAFRRARWWPILSSTTAQEAAGVSATRQGFVVDVDNRPDDWDYERAADYLLGRVREMREKAERVCLVSVGEVTVKVGPKSGTGGRNAQFALYCADKIAGQNITVLSAGTDGIDGNSPAAGAVVDGTTLARARARGMDIETALRGFDAYPVLEALGDAIVTGPTGTNVRDVRLLIAY